Proteins encoded together in one Lathyrus oleraceus cultivar Zhongwan6 chromosome 5, CAAS_Psat_ZW6_1.0, whole genome shotgun sequence window:
- the LOC127082477 gene encoding uncharacterized protein LOC127082477, translated as MDLIKASSLLQPWRIPLSPHITITRFRSWNCFYAPSSTSTQFSSSQFSTFPYTPIKPLVIPHGKKKISDSEPVLESTIVQEVSSDEEEDDDEFEYDSEIDEDMDDDSDGDEEYYDEEEDSVPYAGDGGAGGGISLAGTWWDKKALAVAKEVTMSFDGDLQIYAFKTLLNSTVQVRIEKLSNKSGSPTMEDIEAFSTTYRAKLDEAELAKFIPENLSLEVSSPGVERIVRIPDDLDRFKERPMYVKYAIEDDSNNPSAEGDGVFKLESFDMETKYCTWSLADVRVNREKAGKGRPLNKKQREWRLSTPFGSLRLVRLHSDI; from the exons ATGGATTTGATTAAAGCTTCAAGCCTGTTGCAACCATGGCGAATTCCTTTGTCACCACATATCACCATTACTAGGTTTAGAAGTTGGAATTGTTTCTATGCCCCTTCTTCTACTTCAACCCAATTTTCTTCCTCTCAGTTTTCTACTTTTCCATACACTCCAATAAAGCCCCTTGTTATTCCTCATGGAAAGAAGAAAATCTCTGATTCAGAGCCCGTTCTAGAATCCACCATCGTACAAGAAGTATCATCAGacgaagaagaagatgatgatgaatttgaataCG ACTCAGAAATTGATGAGGATATGGATGATGATAGTGACGGAGACGAAGAGTACTATGACGAGGAGGAGGATAGTGTACCCTAT GCCGGTGATGGTGGCGCAGGCGGGGGAATTTCCCTCGCCGGAACATGGTGGGATAAAAAGGCATTAGCAGTTGCTAAAGAGGTTACTATGTCTTTCGATGGGGACTTGCAAATCTATGCTTTCAAAACTTTACTCAATTCCACAGTTCAAGTGCGTATTGAAAAGCTTTCCAACAA ATCCGGCTCCCCCACCATGGAAGATATTGAAGCCTTTTCTACAACTTACAGAGCAAAATTGGATGAAGCGGAACTTGCCAAATTCATTCCTGAGAATTTAAGTTTGGAG GTGTCTTCACCAGGTGTTGAAAGAATAGTTCGAATTCCTGATGACCTAGACCGATTCAAGGAGAGACCTATGTATGTGAAATATGCCATTGAAGATGACTCAAATAATCCATCTGCAGAAGGCGACGGTGTCTTCAAGCTTGAATCCTTCGACATGGAAACAAAATATTGCACTTGGAGTTTAGCAGACGTGAGAGTCAACAGAGAGAAAGCAGGGAAAGGAAGACCACTGAATAAAAAACAAAGAGAATGGCGATTAAGTACTCCCTTCGGTTCATTACGTTTGGTACGGTTGCACTCAGACATTTAA